GACGTCGATCGGAGACTGCTGGCCCGCCTGCAGCAGGACGCCACGCAGTCCTATGCCGAGCTGGGCAAGGCGGTAGGCCTGTCCGCGGGCGCGGCCCACGACCGGGTACGCAAGCTGCGTGAACGCGGTGTCATCCGCCGGACCACCGTCGACGTCGACCCCGCCGCCGTCGGCCGCGGCGTGTCGGCGTTCGTGATGGTGGACGCGAACGCGTGGATGGGCGATCCGCCCACCCGCGACGCGCTGCTCGCGATCGACGGCATCGAGGAGGCGCACATCGTGGCCGGAGCCGCCTCGCTGCTGGTGCGGGTGCGGGCCGCGACCACCGAGGAGCTTCAGGCGACGCTGCGGCAGATCTTCGCCGTGGACGGCGTCACCGGCACCCAGACCGTCGTGGTGCTGGAGACCTTCTTCGAGCGCCCGCTGCGCGTGCTGCCGTGAAAAAACACCGGGCGTACGGCATGTTCCCAGCTCGTGCACAGGGGGAGTGGCTAACGTCGGCGCATGGACGACAAACGTGCCCGGCGGGTGGTGGACGTGCTGCGCGAGCGCGGCATCCCCGCGCACCTGT
The Catellatospora sp. IY07-71 DNA segment above includes these coding regions:
- a CDS encoding Lrp/AsnC family transcriptional regulator — encoded protein: MVDDVDRRLLARLQQDATQSYAELGKAVGLSAGAAHDRVRKLRERGVIRRTTVDVDPAAVGRGVSAFVMVDANAWMGDPPTRDALLAIDGIEEAHIVAGAASLLVRVRAATTEELQATLRQIFAVDGVTGTQTVVVLETFFERPLRVLP